Sequence from the Nasonia vitripennis strain AsymCx chromosome 5, Nvit_psr_1.1, whole genome shotgun sequence genome:
taaaaacgttaaaataagaatatacaggacaataatactgccggtggttctgtacgggtgcgaaacgtgggctctcactaagcaggcggacaaccgttttagggtatttgaaaataaagtcttgcgaaaaatatacgggccgaagaaagatgaggaaaccggggaatggaggagactacacaatgatgagttacacaatctgtacgcgtcaccaaatatcaacagaataataaaatcgcgcagattgggatgggcagggcacgtagcgagaatgggagacgaccgtacggcagcgcgtgtcatgaagggcaggccgatggtaacgcgacctctaggtagacctagacgtagatgggaagacaacgtaaaagcggatctagtagaaataggacgggtgggtgtcgatcggagaggtgcatcttgggtggggttgacacaagatagggcagcgtggaaggcttgcgtagatgaggcgctgaactttcgagttccaaatgccatgtaaaaaaaaaaactatcttTAGTCTTAAGTACTAGTTTTAAGTCTTTTATTCTTCTGTTATATACCAAGCTTGTACACAGGTAACTTAGTTTACCTTTACAAGGCTTGCTGGTATGCGTATTCTTAAGGTATACTATGAAACCTATCATCttggtttaataaataataaataaataataacatatCCTGCAGGTGATAgtagtatacctatatataagtgtatagatatttattgatattttttttaatgtttatgCACGCGTCAGAAATAACAGGAAGAGATGAGTGGCTTTTGCGAAAGAAATGAGATTTATAATGTCAGCGGCGTGACTGTACACATCGGTGAAAATTTGGAGTTTTCGCTCGGAAGAACCAGAGCGAAAAGCGGAAGCTGAACTGAGACTCTTATAATTTTACTTAGGAGAAGCCCTAGCTGTTTTTTTTTGATGATGGACATCAACTGCGGACAGTCTGTTTTCTTGCTTGATAGGAAAAACGAGCTAAATAAGCTTATGTTACAGAGGGTATTCACATTCTGTAACAGTTTTTTTATAACTACGAATATGATGTTTTCCAGTAATATAACGGTACTTCAATTAAAAATCCCCGCTTTTATCAGTGCTTCAATATTGTATTTTCTATCCCGCTAGATATTGATCTTGATCGAATGCGCTATAAACACgcagaagcgatataagtagCAGATAAagaaatgtatatataaaagcaCACAGCAGATTTCAAAATGATCAGACTGTAAAGTATCTTGAAATCATCAACACACTACCAGACCAATTTTACTAACCGCCAAAATGAGTCAAACTCTTACCTACCTTTTGCTCTTGGTCGTCCTTATCGCCTGTCTGACTAATGGCGCTGTTGCGGGTAAGTTGATATTTTCACCTGTATTACCTTACTGAATAAAAATCTCAGATGAGATTTCTGGCCGAAATCTCACTTGAGATTCTGCCCTACGGATTGCtaaaatttcttaaataaCTATTATTCagtttgttataattaaaaCTTGCCATCTAGGTGgtaaaaactctcaaataagttaaaaaatacacGTTTTCAAGCATTTGAAGCAGtatgcaaatttaaaaaaaataatacgagaATCTCTAGTTAGCAACTCAtgagttaaaattttaaaaatctataaaaactGGCTGTATGAGCAACTCGAAACATTGTTTTTCGAACTTATTTGCGAGTTTTTACCACCTAAGAGGTAACTTAATTATAACAAAATGAATAATGGATATTTATATTAAGAAATTTTAGCAATCGGCATGGCAgaatctcaggtgagattttGGCCAGAGATCTCACCTGAAATTTTCCAGTAGGgtattttacttattaaagTGTTGGCTGAATGAATTTCGTCATAGCATTAATTGTCATTTGTTAAATGTTACAGCGGCTGAATGGGgatgcagcagcaacagcgaaTGCGGAACGTGCAGCTGTACTGGTGGATATTGCGTCTGTCCCGATGGAGTGGTCTAAATCAGCTGAGAAGCCTTATCGTCCTTTTATTGATTGATTTCGAGAAGAACAATGTAGCTTTATAActtgattaatttttctaatccactaaaataaatgatttataGTATTCCATAAAGCTGGATTGGTGTGATTTTTCCTATTGTTTAAAACCTTCAAGTATaattgaaaacataatcaCAGAAATAATCGAATACTGACTGGATGATAATATATTCCACTTACATTACCTACCTTTACCTtatatatttctaaaatttatgTATTCTTTAAACAGATTCCGTCTTTTATAGTTGAGCATAAAACGCTTTGCccgtttaaaattttgttcatcTTTTGTTCTTACGTATGAGCTTGCAAATTCCTAAGctttcgaataaaaaatataattcccGCGGCCCGCCGTGCGTCGACGCGCCTGCGCAGTCTGCACTCCCGAGTCGCGAGTCGCGGCCGCGCATTCGTGATACATATCCGTGAGTTCGCGACGTCACACAGAGCGCATAAACAGCTGATCCGCATTGACTAGTCCAAAATGGCCACATGCATGAGTTTATAGTGAAAAGTTGGTGTTTTCCGGCAAAATTCGCCAAGTCCTGAGGCACAAATCAATCACTACTGCCAATCGACCGATTCTGTAAGCCCCGTAGATTTACCTCACGCAATTATCTCGACGACGACTGGCGCAGttggattaaaaaaaagtcgacgaAAACCTCAATGCCGTCACACGCAGTGACATCTCGCGCAGCAGACGCTCTATGGGCTATGGCATTGGCTCTAAGCCTAAGCCTCGGCTCTAATGACTTTTTGTTAATTCGCGAAAAATAGTCACGAGGCGCGTCGCCCCGAGGCTAGCTAACTCTTCTAATGTTTGTGTGGCGTCGTTCGTCCGACCGAGCGACGTACGTCGAATTATTCAATTGCTGGACTTATTGATCCAATTCGTGGCCATTTTATGTAAAGTAACAAAGTGTATGTACAAGGTTGTAAAGTGATTGTGCCTGGTGACTCCGATTCCGATACAGTTTTGCTTCTTGTgcgaaatattttttcgttttcgtCAGTCGACTTTTTTTACCTTGCTTTGCCATTTATCAATTTTCCTtcttaaatatatatacactcttGATGGCTCATACGTTGGCCAACTTGAGACTGCTTGTATGAGTATCATAGAAAATTTTGATTGAAATCCTGCAGGATCAGTAATCATGACAGCTGGTACTAGTTTGGTTGTACCCGTAGTGCTGTGGGGGCGTATAGCTCCCACACACTGCATCTCGTGCATATACCTATCACGAGATCAAAAGACTTTAGTAACAGGTTGCTATGACGGACAAATTTGTTTATGGCAAGTGGATCCTGAAACATTAAAGGTAGTTAAATGTTGCTGTGTTTTTggattcatacttttttatatatccACTAATAATGATCATTGTGTTTCATTCATAATCTCACAGATGACTCCAAGATGTTTACTAGTTGGTCATACAGCTCCGATCATGTGCCTTAGTCGAGCCAGTGTCATCATGGAGCAAAACTATATTGTTAGCAGTAGCGAAAGTGGAGAAATGTGCACTTGGGATTTGGTTGATGGAAAGTGCCGTGAAACTGTTAAGCTCAATAACATTCACACTCAAATGTTACCGTATGTCTCTGCTGGAGGCGAGGATGTTAGATTATTTTGTTCAGGGTAAatttataatgtatttaattttttatatcacCTTAGTGACATTCAATAAAATTACATTTGCAATCCTCAGATATTATCCAGAGGTACTAGTGATGGATCCATTTAGCCTAGAAGTACTATTTACCCTGAGTTCCAGGGTAAACCCAGATTGGATCAGTGCTCTACATATCCTGCGGCCGGCCAAACGGAAAGGTCGGTTCTACGTGCACACAAGTTAGTTTACACTCATTCACACCTACGCTTACTACCTCTTATACTTAAACATTAATCCTTTTTTACTCCCTAtgatttgtattttattttgtagtaGAGTAAATAATTGCACAATTGAATTTGACCatattgcaaataattaagattattCTGAACTTGCTTCAATTCAAAGCGCGATACTTAGAAATTGAAGAATATGATAAATGAGCTTCTGGTTTCAAACTTTGGTTAAATTATTGAAAGTGTGGATAACAATGGGTTGCACTGTTTTTGAATGATAAAGTCACAAAACTTTGTGGTAAAAATAATCTAACAATTGTATGAGTAGACTTTAAATTGtatatttacataataataatggtTATACTAGTTCCTCTTaaagtaatttataaatatttttaatgtaaatTATAATGTTGCAGCATGTAATCAAAGCGGATTCAAATTGGTACTTGAGTGCTGGTAGTTGAACTTGCTCTATGTACTCCTATATTTCTAGAATCTTGAACGGGTTTATAAATCTTCTTGCTGTTTTAAAACATACAAAGCATTATCTGGGTTATTGATCgatcaaaatcgattttttaaattaactaACAATAACAAAACTTCGtgctaactttttttttattagcacTTTTACTCTctttagaattttatttttatcatactTACCACAAACCTTGCTAAAGTCTTTTCCCTGCTATTCATTAATCATCTACACACAATAATCGCAAAACAATACTCTCTGTAAGTATATACAACATGAGTAATCTCTTTCATACGAAACTAGAAAAGAGAatagtatattaataatactttatatttttataagcaTGAAAAGCTTGTGAGTTTTAGTGAAATAATTGATAATTGTGATGTTTTTATATTGTCAAATCTTAAATCTGTTGACTATTCAATTAAAGACCAAAAGTTTtgcattttattaatttatttattttattcattgtgCAGACTTCATTTGTTGGAAATGATGTAACTTataaattatgattattaatttatgaCTGAATTCTTAAAAAGTTCTTCTGTAGTAAATTGCTGCTTTATAAAActactatatatactaaagaagtttaaaaaaaaactctattaaaatttaatcaatgCATATAGTTTCTACACAAAGTTTCATGTTTTTATTTGCTTATTAAATCAAAATGAGATACAAGTGTGTTTTCAAATGGGATCCAGTAGAATTTGgcacaaaaaatattttaaagttttgGAGTTTGTGTTATTCCAAGTGGCTAGCTTTGCATGTATTGGatattctctttcttttatttcttttgtATATGTAATTCACTATTTTCGTTTCAATGAATTTGTTAAATATtgctttttaaagaaaaaggtttatgaactttattttttatgcatgaataaaaatggaaaaaaaaatattgttatattatGGATATTTGTACTTGCATGTTTGTtggaaaaatttgtaaaattgtagaaaattctgtataattttatttgtatacatagattatattttttatttattaatattatacacaaattgaattgaaataaatataatacagTTCATGCCAATAGcaatagaaataaattcttGTTTCTAATTGCCTATTGTTTACAACAACtaatcaacattttttaaagatgacGTGGTATTGGCTTTAACAACTACTGGAACAGTAAAAGTCTGGACTCTTTTGGGACATGAGAATCGTAATAGCGAGCCACTTTACGAGCATGAGAGCAAGCAGATCAGATGTTTGAATGCCCTAGCTATGACCTGCTGTCCTTACAACCAACGTACTGTACTTATAGTGTGTTCCAAATATTGGcaggtaaaaattttgttttcgcGCAATTTTGCACACGAGTCATATACATATGCGCATATTAAAATACAGTTCCaatattaattttagatttatgaTGCTGGAGATTTTTCGGTCTTGTGTTCTGTAACTGCACCCAGAGGAGAAAGATGGATGGCTGGTGACTTTTTAGCTGCAGACCGGGTGATTCTTTGGAGCGATGAAGGGCATGGTTATTTGTACAAATTACCAGCAAAGTAAGTTTAGACTGTGATTTTGTTAAGTACACTTTATACTAcccatttttaaatataattaactgTAAAGGTATGATGTTAAATTTATATGAAGAAATCAACTTTTTCATGTTAATATATTGTTTTGGCAAGGGGGAAAAAGTTATCTATTTCTAAAAATTACATTTAGTGTAGACTGGTGTTTGTGGGAAAAATTGATTTCTATGAACTATGTTTTCTACTTTGAAAATACACAATTGCACAACAACCAAATAATTaacaattcaataaaattacaattttgtaTTTCTTTATTGGTTGTAGGGTTATTACACAACTTGAAAGGTAGTTCTACACAAGTATTTACATGATTCTTACTAAATTAAGACAGTTATGCTCTTAACATATTTCAATTTAGataattgacttttaaaactaacatttttttaaactattttttttaaataatcgttTAAAACAATACATATTAATATCAATTCTTACAAAACAACACTAAAATTTAATATGtatgtttttatttcatattagATTATGCTGCTAACTATTAGCAAAGCACTTGCAAGCAATGCACAATTTAATTATCATTCTGTTATTGCTCATGTTTCTTTTTCAAGCATAACAGCGCCATACATTTATATTCATAATGTAATCGTCATATCTTTTTCAGTAATGAACTTgcatttactttaattttataatacattttaataatCGTTAGACTCATGATTGTATAATCTCATTCATTATATTAACAATGTTATGCTGATGAATGACTCATGGTAATTGattatctaaaaaaatttaagaaagataaaattgaatttgatttattaaattcattttttcacaCCGAAAGTTctttctactttttttcttatattaaagtggtatgaattaaaaatctacgaaatttgtttttttttatagtactGCAGGGCATAAATCCGCATTTATGTTAacacgcctatccgtgacaTAAGTAGTCCTTTATTGCACCGTGCATATCGCCctcggtgcaaaaaaggactgctAATGTCACGGATAGACGAGACAGCGAATTTATGCTAGTCAatgctataaaataatgtacgaTACACGTGTCATAAGTCGTTCTTCATGGCACTGCGTTAAGCGCTCGAGCGTAGCGTAAAATACGACTTATgccactagtatcgtaatgtactaataTTACTTGAGTCAAATTTTTGTGACCAAACATTTCATGATAATCCTGTCCTTTATTCCTTAAGTCATTTACACAGTACTCCAATTAATGCATTTCTGATCTTTTTTTCACGATGATGTTCTTTccataaaaaattaacatcTGCCATGTTCTACGGTGGACCTGGTCTGTTATAGCAAGCTGAAGGGCAAGGCTCTCAGCAGGTAACCCTGCATTGTCATATAAACCTcatatacaataattattcACTCTTCTTTTGTAATTCTATTCTGTAAACCTTGGACTTTTCTCTTTACCAGCTTAACTCGCTCTGAGTCAGTAAATTCTAAGATTTCCAGTttaagatgaaaaaaaaatgtttgtcctGGACCATTCAAAATAGTCAAGTTTgaaactattattttaattttattaaatggTGATGGTtaaggaattgaaaataaaaaatttaaataatagcattaacttaataaataaaactttttcatcAATAACTAGTATctttttgattaattaataCTTCAGAGTAGTGCTCATCTTCTTTCACATTTCatatataaattatcacaTTTCGAGTTCATATCCTTTTACACAATAATTTTAAGACTTTGCTTTTGTTGCTTCTATGCACGCACTGAATGACACGTTAACAGCTTCTCTATCGAATACAAacactttgtttattttgtttaaagcACTATGAtggtattttatttcaaatagtAAGAATTCAAATAGAAGTGCAGAATGCACTaacaataaaacaataatttgGCATCtatgtttttgattttataattttaaattgatttgCTGAATTTATTTTGTGCAATTTAATATATGTGTCTATTCATTGTTTATGCTAAATGTTTtggttttttaacgatattttgAATGTCAatgttaatattataattgaacagttttttcaataattgtGGAAAGACCAAAACAAACGCTTGAACGTTAAATTATCTACAATGATACTAATAATATTTACTGAGCAGTAGTGTCGCAGACAACAAGAACTTCCATTCAGCCTCAGTGGAGAATGATCAACCATACTTATACTGCACTCTTACTCAGCCTGGTGATAAGGTacgaataatttttctttttgaataaatattcttgttttctttttatatttataatctttATTATTCTCTAGCCTTTATCTTGTCCACCTGCAATGCGACTAGTCACAGCTCAGCAAGGAAACAAAACTCAAAAGTTTCTTTTACGTGGTGACAGTGAAGGAGTTGTAATGCTTTGGACAGTGCCAGACATAACAGGCCAGCAGATGAATCAAATAAATCAACATGACAGTACTCCACCAATGCTACCACCTACCTTGAAAACTAGTATAACTGCAGCCTGGGAAGCAATGAAGCCATCCCCAGTTGGAATTCTGGATCAGTTGGACTGTGGGGATGGACATGGAATTAAATTAACAGCCAGTATTTACTTACCCCAGCAGAGTCGTTTGGTTGTGGGTAGAGAAGATGGGAGTATAATAATTGTCCCAGCTACACAAACTGTAATGTTGCAGTTATTACATGGAAATCACCAGCAATTCGATGGTAAGACTACAAAATTTGGatattcatattttatatcgttgtatattattttgtaaacgttttataaaattcattagatTGGCCCCCTCATCAAGTCCTGTTAGGGCACTCAGGGCGTGTAAATTGTCTACTGTATCCTCATGGAGCTGCATCCAGATATGACAAAACCCATTTAGTTTCGGGATCTGTTGATTTCGCTGTGTGCTTGTGGGATTTGTACGCGGGAACCCTGATTCATCGTTTTTGCGTTCACGCTGGGGAAATTACTCAGCTACTGGTTCCTCCAGATAATTGTAGTGTAAGTGTGATACAACATTTAGACAGGTTACAGTTGTTTGTTTCAActaaattaacgaaaaatttCAACTTGCAGCCaagaatccaaaaatgtgtctGTAGCGTAGCTTCAGATCATAGCGTTACGTTGCTATCGTTAGCCGAAAGAAAATGCGTCGTTTTAGCTTCGCGTCATTTATTCCCTGTGGTCACCATCAAATGGAGGCCATATGATGATTTTATGATTGTTGGATGTTCTGATGGAGCTGTTTACGTTTGGCAAATGGAAACCGGTCACCTCGATCGCGTCTTGCATggtatgaaaattatttttgtgattGTGATTTTACGGAATTTTTAACGTGACAATTGAAATTTTGAAGGTATCATAGCCGAAGAAGTATTATATGCTTGCGATGAAAATACAATGGTAACAACTGGCTCTAGTAGTGGTGGAGGTGAATTGGGCTTAGCGAACCCAGCTGTTCATTTCTTCAGGTAATATAAccagaaattaataaaatttttaacttgaTTTTACAATTCTCTAAATACcaacaattatatttttcagagGTTTAAGGCACAGAAATTTATCAGCTATTCGTCATGCTACACAGCGAGGTCTGCATCAATTGCAACAACTTCACGGCGGTCATGGAAACGATCACGGGAATCAGATAAGGGCTAAAGGTGCTCCGCTGACCATCCAGGGTTTCCGCAGCAATCCCAAAGATCCAGAGAGTCATATTCTTTTCTTCGACATCGAAGGACTCATAGGTAAAACTCGTAATTTTGTTGCTTAGATTTTTCTTTGCAGGACAATTTTCAGCGGATATAAGCCCCAGGAATAGGAAGTTATATCGGTCCTGGCTTTTTTTGTTGCGTGAACTTGCTTCATAAATAAACGAAATTTTCGATGTTCATACAGTACAATTATTGAGCGACGAGTACGGGTCTATGTCGCCCGGATCATTGGAAGCGCAGGGCTTGATTTCAGCTACGGAGTATCAAAAAGTTGCTGCGCTTACGCAGTCAGCAAGCCCTGATGCACATAAGAAAATTGCAGGTGAGGATTCTGCGAATATGTGGCTGCTACTACTTGACCCTTTCGAGCCAGTTAGACTCAAATTGTACTTTGTATATATTAACAAAAGTTGCTTGTTGGGCTTTATAAAATGTAAGCATACGCGTACAAAGTACTTTTTGaagtttttattcaaatttaaaattattttgtccAATAATAGAAGGTGACTAAAGGGTCAAGTACAAAGGTGCAATAAAGTCCTGCTATTAGGGTACTGCATGTATGAGGAGAGAATGTATGCAATTATTGactaatattaaaatttatagacTTTTTTGGTCGCGTCAAGGATAAGGCAGGTGACATGGAGCGGATACTGAAGGAAAAGGATCGACATGGTACCGTGTTGTAGCAAAACTGTTGCATATGTGTTTATTTGCCCTTATCAACAACTTATTTGTTACCGTCATATATGTTTATTTAATTGCTTTGATAATTACTGCTATTATACATTTTAACATGTCTTACGTTCTTGTctgaatttattaattttacttattttctagatggttattattatttatattaatgttattatttttctgattaaaaaatcttattgaaAAGACACATAGTAAAATTAGAAATACATTGATTCTTGGCAAATTTTATAGAACAATTCACGTTTATAAATCTGACGAATGCAATggattttttaatcatttcaaatatattttattgcaattttatttatttatagaagTAGTCAGGTTTCAATGTTAGGACTTACAGTGTTTCAATTCATTCGGGAAGCATCAAGAAAAATCATTCAGATTAGTTCAGACAAAAATCTGTGGGTCCAGCATGTGAAGCTCCTGtagaatttattataatttatgttCTCGTTCGCTTTTTGTGATTAAAGTATACATGTGAATGTGAAAAACTTGTTAAAGGGCAAATTTTTCTATAGGTATTATTGCTAAGATGAAGGAGGGCGCAGAGAATGTGCATACTAAAATTCAGGCTAAAGTGGAAAGCGTTGGTCTGAAGCCATCGACTCTCGATGGTAAAGGTTAGAGTATTTGCTTTGCGAGCCTATATGAAAGATATAAGCTATAAGTTATAGGCATATATAGCATGATTTTACGTCCTATACGTTTTGCTTTTGtacttattataattataattttattcataagTTCAATAGATCGTCTATATGCTATGCTTATTTAAAAGTCGTTCATTCAAGgatatttgaaattattttgtcaactaatggaaaatttaattttaatattaccTCCTTGAATGCAATCGGTTTTATTAAACagtttttttgtatttaatcTTTCATCCAACATATCCTGCTTcagtttattttcattttaacttattttttCTGAATTCTTAGCAATTGGTCTACGCCCAATGTACTACAAAGATTGCTTTTCTTGAAGGCATGCATACACGCTTTATCATCATTAATTTGGCTCATTTCAGTTCTCTCAGTCGATTGCAATGGCACTATTCTCCAGATTCActgtacaattttaatttattctcaTTATACATGGTAAAGACcctgtatttatttatataaatcatCCATATAGTCGTATACTACATTGTTTTGAcatgaatatttaatttaccTATTATTTGTATCGTTACTTTCATCGTCACGTTTTTATATTCTGATTTATATCATAATGCCcttgattttatatttaatttttagtcGTAAAGtatgtttatatatttttgttcacGTCACTGTCATACAATGATAGATTTTTAGCTATTTCATTTGCATAATCTAACAATACAATGTCGTTGATTGTTAGGCGACGGATGGAATAATGACAGCACCAGAAACTCTCTGAAACGCAATGGGGCTTTCAATGAACCAAATTCGACAATGGAGATAgctcaacttttgttaagtcTACTGCACGCTTGGGGAATGGACCCAGACCTTGATCGCGTTTGCGAAGGCAAGCTAGGACTTCTGAGACCAATGGTACCGGTATCCTTTGGAGTATTATCGAAAGGAGGTATGTTTTCTTATCTGAAATCAGATCAATCGttaattaattcattactGACAAATAATATTTCCAGGGTACATGTCGTTCTTACTTCCAACGTGGCAGACTCATCTTGAGCATTGTATAGGAGAACCTGCGACGCAGTTGGAGCAGCGTTTGCCGGTAGAACTAGTCAGACAAGAAAGGCTCACGAGGGCCTTTACCTCAAGGGCACACTGGGAATTGTCGACCACTTTGACTAGCAACCACTTGTTGGCCGTGGTAGCCCTGTCTAATACTCTCATGTCGATGAATAACGCAACATTTGTTCCTGAGCAAGAAAGAAACCGTAAAATGCATAGGTGAAGTGtttacataatatatttttttttgtttttattactGACTGCTGATGTCCAACTTATTTTATATTGTCTTTTTTAGGCCAGGAAATAGGCCAGTAAATTGGAATAAAGCTGAAGAAGAGAATGAAGAAATGTACACTGTGCAACAGGCGCAGATAAAACAAGGCTGGTCCTTGTTGGCTACGCTGCACTGCGTTCTTCTTCCCGATAAAGTCGCCGCTCAAGGCGGATCTAAAACATTTAAGAAACCTCAGGTGGAGATGATGGCTCGAAGATGGCAACATCAGTGCCTGGAGATACGAGAAGCGGCTCAAGCGCTTTTACTCGCTGAGCTAGGAAGAATGGGGCCGAAGGGTAGGAAAGCTTTAGTGGACAACTGGGCACCGTATCTACCAATGTACAGCACTCAAGAGCCTATCGCGCCgcaaaatcaaaaccaaagcccACCACCTGGTAGTCCACCTCCGAACAGCGAGCATCCCGATGTGGAggacgacgaagaagaagaacttGCCGAAGGTGTgtatttgatatattttttattatttaaaatgtattcacttacaaaaaagaagaaaaaaacatgaaCGATTCTTCTTTCACAGAACTGAGCGTGTCAAGAAAACCATCGAGCGTTGCTGAACTGAAGCGTAAACAAACTACTGCTGTTGTGCTGTTAGGTGTCATTGGCGCGGAATTCGGCCAGGATGTGACGACAAACAATCAGAAGAGGGATAATGACCAGCGACGCAAGAGTTCAGTTGTCGAAGGTTTTGGAATCGGAAACAACAATTTATCGAGGCTCACAAGCATTGCCCTAACGCATTTACTGTACGCACCTAATTCGCAAAAATTACCTCTTCACACGGCTTTGAGAAGAGCCGCCATTGATCTCATTGGCCGTGGATTTACTGTCTGGGAGCCTTACCTTGATGTTTCTAGAGTAAGGACACCTATTGTTATGATATAATACGTGGGATTCAGTCCATTTCTTTAAGGATACAATTTTGTTATTAGGTTCTTTTGAGTTTGCTCGAAATGTGCTGTGATGCAGATAAACTTGTGCCAAGTATGACCTACGGCCTTCCATTGACTCCAGCCGCAGACAGCTGCAGAACGGCTCGGCATGCCCTGACGTTGATCGCCACCGCGCGTCCAGCAGCATTCATCACAACGATGGCACGTGAAGTAGCCAGATACAACACGTTGCAACAGAACGCACAGACGCTCAACATCAACCTAGGAGCCAGTGTGCTGGCCAGAGCCAAACCAGAGATCCTGAGAATCGTTGAGCAACTGATCGATAAAATGCAAAGCGAGATGAGCGATTTATTAGTAGAAGTACGTCATTCGaaaacatttcattttaattatgCCACGTTAATGGTTTAC
This genomic interval carries:
- the LOC100118200 gene encoding WD repeat-containing protein 7 isoform X8, with the protein product MTAGTSLVVPVVLWGRIAPTHCISCIYLSRDQKTLVTGCYDGQICLWQVDPETLKMTPRCLLVGHTAPIMCLSRASVIMEQNYIVSSSESGEMCTWDLVDGKCRETVKLNNIHTQMLPYVSAGGEDVRLFCSGYYPEVLVMDPFSLEVLFTLSSRVNPDWISALHILRPAKRKDDVVLALTTTGTVKVWTLLGHENRNSEPLYEHESKQIRCLNALAMTCCPYNQRTVLIVCSKYWQIYDAGDFSVLCSVTAPRGERWMAGDFLAADRVILWSDEGHGYLYKLPANSVADNKNFHSASVENDQPYLYCTLTQPGDKPLSCPPAMRLVTAQQGNKTQKFLLRGDSEGVVMLWTVPDITGQQMNQINQHDSTPPMLPPTLKTSITAAWEAMKPSPVGILDQLDCGDGHGIKLTASIYLPQQSRLVVGREDGSIIIVPATQTVMLQLLHGNHQQFDDWPPHQVLLGHSGRVNCLLYPHGAASRYDKTHLVSGSVDFAVCLWDLYAGTLIHRFCVHAGEITQLLVPPDNCSPRIQKCVCSVASDHSVTLLSLAERKCVVLASRHLFPVVTIKWRPYDDFMIVGCSDGAVYVWQMETGHLDRVLHGIIAEEVLYACDENTMVTTGSSSGGGELGLANPAVHFFRGLRHRNLSAIRHATQRGLHQLQQLHGGHGNDHGNQIRAKGAPLTIQGFRSNPKDPESHILFFDIEGLIVQLLSDEYGSMSPGSLEAQGLISATEYQKVAALTQSASPDAHKKIADFFGRVKDKAGDMERILKEKDRHGIIAKMKEGAENVHTKIQAKVESVGLKPSTLDGKGDGWNNDSTRNSLKRNGAFNEPNSTMEIAQLLLSLLHAWGMDPDLDRVCEGKLGLLRPMVPVSFGVLSKGGYMSFLLPTWQTHLEHCIGEPATQLEQRLPVELVRQERLTRAFTSRAHWELSTTLTSNHLLAVVALSNTLMSMNNATFVPEQERNRKMHRPGNRPVNWNKAEEENEEMYTVQQAQIKQGWSLLATLHCVLLPDKVAAQGGSKTFKKPQVEMMARRWQHQCLEIREAAQALLLAELGRMGPKGRKALVDNWAPYLPMYSTQEPIAPQNQNQSPPPGSPPPNSEHPDVEDDEEEELAEELSVSRKPSSVAELKRKQTTAVVLLGVIGAEFGQDVTTNNQKRDNDQRRKSSVVEGFGIGNNNLSRLTSIALTHLLYAPNSQKLPLHTALRRAAIDLIGRGFTVWEPYLDVSRVLLSLLEMCCDADKLVPSMTYGLPLTPAADSCRTARHALTLIATARPAAFITTMAREVARYNTLQQNAQTLNINLGASVLARAKPEILRIVEQLIDKMQSEMSDLLVEVMDIILHCLDPGHLKTKPLNEVFPAVCRFNQVSHYPPTRRIAVGSRTGHIALYELRGTVKCQSIIAHQAPVTALAFSPEGKYLVSYSCSENKLCFWQQISSGMFGLGNSQIRCIKSYSTAPINDVARLNPMRLARLIWINNRTVTLMLADSSETRFNV